TAAGGCCAACTTCATGCCCGTTTCAACGCTGTCTATCTTAGGAGGCAACACACCGGGCGTGTCCAACAGAAACATCGGGGGCCGCTCACACACCTGATGACAAAGACAACCTGCAAGTATTCCACAGACGCCAACTAAAGAACAAACACCCAACCCGTGCTCGACGCTCACCTGAATCTTAGTCAGAACCGCTTTAGTCAAACCCGGTTCCCCACCGACTCGAGAGGCTCGACCTGAAACGGGTTCATAATCACAATACTTCCAAACGAGGAGGCGGAGGTCGTCTCCGACACCAATCGGCTACGACTGCCTGGCTGTGACGCACCTTTTCTCAAGTTTGTCCTTCTTAATGCGTTGATGAGCGACGACTTCCCCACATTGGGCACTCCGATCACCATCAAGCAATAATTTGCAGTCTGAAAGATTTACATTGTCAGAGTTGGGCCGGTCCAGTTAGTGCTGGCGTAACGGGAGAGAAGGCGAGGGGGAAGTATTGGATCATTTTACAAAGATAAATGTTGTGACTTTACCTCTTCTCGGTTAAAGCGCGGATTGCTTTCAATAATTTTCACCACCATTGGCACCaactacagaaaaaaaaaaaaaaacaagtctaaTTTGCACATTCATGCTCGCAACAGTCACACGCTCAGTTTTCCTTTGTGACTCTTCCTACTTTCTTGATGCTGTCGTCTGCCTGCTTCAAGCAGTTGGTGTAAAGGACGTTCCTCGCTCCGCCGTTTTCCAGCATTTTAAGGATTCTCTGCAGCACGAGATGATTTTCTGACAATGCTGTGACAGAAACAGACGCCGCGTGACTCCGCGAAGCAAGCAGCAAGCCGCGCTGACCTGCTTGCTGGACGGATCCGCCAGGTCCATCTTGTTGAGAATCAGCATCTGTGGCCGAACATCGAGCGTCTCCTGAAACACGGGATTTCTCCCGGAGAAGGGAATATGCTTCACGGTAAAGGGAAAAAGGCTAACAAAGTTTAACTCGCTCTCAAGCGCGTACAACAcgacacatttattattttacttaagAATTCAattatctaaaaataaaatgttatacatttatacatatcTATCAACACATTTTAACCCTTCACTTGTAGTACTTTATACTTCCGGTAGCAGACATTTTTAGTGTCTTTTAACAATAATAGCTCAT
Above is a window of Brachionichthys hirsutus isolate HB-005 chromosome 7, CSIRO-AGI_Bhir_v1, whole genome shotgun sequence DNA encoding:
- the mtg1 gene encoding mitochondrial ribosome-associated GTPase 1 isoform X3, which gives rise to MLILNKMDLADPSSKQRILKMLENGGARNVLYTNCLKQADDSIKKLVPMVVKIIESNPRFNREETANYCLMVIGVPNVGKSSLINALRRTNLRKGRASRVGGEPGLTKAVLTKIQVCERPPMFLLDTPGVLPPKIDSVETGMKLALCGTILDHLVGEDIIADYLLYSLNKLGEFSYVKKYDLQEPSDDIQRVLKHIAVKLRKIQRVKAITGVGNITITVPNYTAAAYDFIRAFRKGELGLVMLD
- the mtg1 gene encoding mitochondrial ribosome-associated GTPase 1 isoform X1; the protein is MKLIQALRCAGNFRTAFDFGGREVAHWFPGHMAKGLKQMRASLKSVDCVIEIHDARIPFSGRNPVFQETLDVRPQMLILNKMDLADPSSKQRILKMLENGGARNVLYTNCLKQADDSIKKLVPMVVKIIESNPRFNREETANYCLMVIGVPNVGKSSLINALRRTNLRKGRASRVGGEPGLTKAVLTKIQVCERPPMFLLDTPGVLPPKIDSVETGMKLALCGTILDHLVGEDIIADYLLYSLNKLGEFSYVKKYDLQEPSDDIQRVLKHIAVKLRKIQRVKAITGVGNITITVPNYTAAAYDFIRAFRKGELGLVMLD
- the mtg1 gene encoding mitochondrial ribosome-associated GTPase 1 isoform X2; protein product: MKLIQALRCAGNFRTAFDFGGREVAHWFPGHMAKGLKQMRASLKSVDCVIEIHDARIPFSGRNPVFQETLDVRPQMLILNKMDLADPSSKQRILKMLENGGARNVLYTNCLKQADDSIKKLVPMVVKIIESNPRFNREETANYCLMVIGVPNVGKSSLINALRRTNLRKGRASRVGGEPGLTKAVLTKIQVCERPPMFLLDTPGVLPPKIDSVETGMKLALCGTILDHLVGEDIIADYLLYSLNKLGEFSYVKKYDLQEPSDDIQRVLKHIAVKLRKIQRVKAITGGTSPSPCRTTQQPLTTSYEPSEKESWA